The following are encoded together in the Serratia sp. UGAL515B_01 genome:
- a CDS encoding Arm DNA-binding domain-containing protein: MASGTNKLNDKKLRSLLNTPREKEIVIADGEGLSVRVSKSGAVSWVYAYRLDGRGARLERLRLGNYPDNVVMETDANANIKPNKKKAANKIDPAVAFLMSFGTYQLQHEEFAFDLSEEQQQRLAAFKGI, from the coding sequence ATGGCCAGCGGCACAAACAAGCTGAACGACAAAAAACTTCGATCATTACTCAACACGCCACGCGAAAAAGAAATTGTGATTGCAGATGGTGAAGGGTTGAGCGTCCGTGTTTCCAAGTCAGGCGCAGTAAGCTGGGTTTATGCGTATCGTTTAGATGGGCGTGGGGCTAGGTTGGAGCGCCTTAGGCTTGGTAACTACCCGGATAACGTGGTGATGGAAACCGATGCTAACGCCAATATCAAGCCGAACAAGAAGAAGGCCGCGAACAAGATAGACCCGGCTGTCGCCTTCCTGATGAGCTTCGGCACCTATCAGCTACAGCATGAAGAATTTGCCTTCGACCTGAGCGAAGAGCAACAACAGCGCCTTGCGGCGTTCAAGGGTATCTAA
- the tsgA gene encoding MFS transporter TsgA, whose amino-acid sequence MNDSNRIRLTWISFFSYALTGALVIVTGMVMGNIADYFNLPISSMSNTFTFLNAGILISIFLNAWLMEIIPLKRQLVFGFILMVLAIAGLMVGKSLTVFSLCMFVLGVVSGITMSIGTFLITHMYAGRQRGSRLLFTDSFFSMAGMIFPIIAATLLARSIGWYWVYACIGVLYLVIFVLTLCSEFPVLGNKGEESGEPVVKEKWGIGVLFLSIAALCYILGQLGFIQWVPEYATKSFSMEIGQAGKVVSNFWTSYMVGMWVFSFVLRFFDLQRVVTVLAALATVAMYLFISTDNPTHLGYYMLALGFVSSAIYTTLITLGSLQTKVSSPKLVNFILTCGTIGTMLTFVVTGPIVAKGGAHAALTTANGLYLVVFVMCLLLGFVTKHRSHGHTTH is encoded by the coding sequence ATGAATGACAGCAACCGCATCCGGCTAACATGGATCAGCTTTTTTTCTTACGCGCTGACCGGTGCATTAGTGATCGTCACAGGGATGGTGATGGGAAATATTGCAGACTACTTTAATCTGCCGATTTCCAGCATGAGCAATACCTTCACATTCCTCAACGCGGGTATCTTGATTTCGATCTTCCTAAATGCCTGGCTGATGGAGATTATCCCGCTCAAACGTCAATTGGTCTTTGGCTTCATCCTGATGGTGCTGGCAATCGCCGGGTTGATGGTGGGCAAAAGTCTAACGGTGTTCTCATTGTGCATGTTTGTGCTCGGCGTTGTCAGCGGTATTACCATGTCGATCGGAACCTTCCTGATCACGCATATGTATGCTGGCCGTCAGCGTGGTTCACGTCTGCTGTTCACCGATTCTTTCTTTAGCATGGCTGGAATGATCTTTCCGATCATTGCCGCGACCTTGTTGGCACGCAGCATAGGTTGGTATTGGGTTTATGCCTGTATTGGTGTGCTCTATCTGGTTATCTTTGTATTGACCTTGTGTTCCGAGTTTCCGGTGCTGGGTAACAAAGGTGAAGAAAGCGGCGAACCGGTAGTGAAAGAGAAATGGGGGATCGGAGTCCTGTTCCTTTCTATCGCGGCACTGTGCTATATCCTGGGCCAATTGGGTTTCATTCAATGGGTGCCGGAATACGCGACCAAATCGTTCAGTATGGAGATCGGCCAAGCGGGGAAAGTGGTCAGCAACTTCTGGACTTCGTACATGGTTGGAATGTGGGTGTTCAGCTTTGTACTGCGCTTCTTCGATCTGCAACGCGTCGTTACCGTATTGGCAGCCTTGGCGACCGTCGCAATGTACCTGTTTATCAGCACCGATAACCCAACCCACCTGGGCTACTACATGCTAGCGCTAGGTTTCGTCTCCAGTGCCATCTACACGACGTTAATTACGTTGGGTTCACTGCAGACCAAGGTTTCTTCACCCAAATTGGTCAACTTCATTCTCACCTGCGGCACCATTGGTACGATGTTGACCTTTGTGGTTACTGGCCCGATCGTTGCTAAAGGCGGCGCACACGCCGCACTGACTACGGCTAACGGCCTGTATCTGGTGGTGTTTGTGATGTGTCTGCTGCTTGGTTTTGTCACCAAACACCGCAGTCATGGACATACCACACACTAA
- a CDS encoding DUF853 domain-containing protein, whose protein sequence is MSEPRIIAKAMIAGKPAHDLVILPALANRHGLITGATGTGKTITLQKMAEQFSRIGIPVFLADVKGDLSGIAAEGVSSDKLQARLATIGISNWQPHACPVIPWDIFGEKGHPIRATISDLGPLLLGRLLDLNEVQNGVLQLVFKIADDNALLLLDMKDLRAVVQYVGDNAKQFQTQYGNISSASIGAIQRGLLTLEQQGANQFFGEPMLDINDLMRTDSNGQGVINLLAADKLINQPKLYSVFLLWLLAELFEHLPEVGDPEQPKLVFFFDEAHLLFNEAPSSLLTKIEQVVRLIRSKGVGIYFVTQNPLDIPDSVLGQLGNRVQHALRAFTPRDQKAVKAAAQTLRANPAFDAQTVITELGVGEALVSFLDEKGRPNMVERAMVIAPESRMGMLGDEGLNSVINKSPLYGCYEDLVDRESAYEKLSVEGFATLGKPQPDHTAQKPATEQQNSGGLMGGLNEILFGSTGPRGGKRDGIVQTAAKSMARDLGRQILRGVLGSIMGGRKK, encoded by the coding sequence ATGAGTGAACCACGGATTATTGCCAAAGCGATGATTGCTGGGAAACCAGCACATGATCTGGTTATTCTGCCTGCCTTAGCAAACCGGCATGGCCTAATCACCGGAGCGACCGGAACGGGTAAAACGATCACTCTGCAAAAGATGGCAGAACAATTCTCGCGCATCGGTATTCCGGTATTTTTGGCAGATGTAAAAGGTGATCTGTCGGGTATTGCTGCCGAAGGGGTCTCTTCCGATAAACTACAGGCGCGATTGGCTACCATTGGTATCAGCAATTGGCAACCCCATGCCTGCCCAGTGATCCCTTGGGATATTTTTGGAGAAAAAGGCCATCCGATACGTGCCACTATTTCCGATCTTGGCCCACTGTTGCTGGGCCGTTTGCTGGATCTGAATGAAGTGCAAAACGGTGTGCTACAACTGGTGTTTAAAATCGCTGATGATAACGCACTGTTGTTGCTGGATATGAAAGATCTGCGTGCGGTGGTGCAGTATGTCGGTGATAACGCCAAACAGTTCCAGACTCAATACGGCAATATCTCTTCAGCGTCGATCGGTGCTATCCAACGTGGTTTGTTGACGTTAGAACAGCAGGGAGCCAATCAGTTCTTTGGTGAACCGATGCTGGATATTAATGATTTGATGAGAACTGACAGTAACGGCCAGGGCGTCATTAATCTACTGGCCGCAGATAAGCTGATTAACCAGCCGAAATTATATTCAGTCTTTCTACTGTGGTTATTGGCAGAATTGTTTGAGCACTTGCCAGAAGTCGGCGACCCTGAACAACCTAAGCTGGTCTTTTTCTTCGATGAAGCGCATTTGTTGTTTAATGAAGCTCCCTCCTCTCTGCTGACTAAAATCGAACAAGTTGTACGTTTGATCCGTTCTAAAGGTGTGGGTATTTACTTTGTCACCCAGAATCCACTGGATATTCCAGACAGTGTATTAGGCCAGTTGGGTAATCGTGTCCAGCATGCTTTACGGGCCTTTACGCCAAGGGACCAAAAAGCGGTGAAGGCTGCCGCACAAACCCTGCGTGCTAATCCTGCCTTTGATGCACAAACAGTGATTACCGAGTTGGGCGTTGGGGAGGCGTTGGTTTCCTTTCTGGATGAGAAAGGACGTCCAAACATGGTGGAGCGAGCGATGGTGATTGCCCCCGAATCGAGAATGGGCATGTTGGGGGATGAAGGGTTGAACAGCGTTATCAATAAGTCGCCGCTGTATGGGTGCTACGAAGATCTGGTCGATCGTGAATCTGCTTACGAAAAGCTTTCTGTTGAGGGGTTTGCCACTCTTGGCAAACCGCAGCCGGACCACACGGCGCAAAAACCGGCAACAGAGCAGCAAAATAGCGGTGGTCTGATGGGGGGGTTAAACGAAATTTTATTTGGTTCTACCGGGCCTCGCGGCGGAAAACGAGATGGTATCGTTCAGACTGCCGCCAAGAGCATGGCTCGTGATCTGGGGCGTCAGATCCTGCGTGGCGTCTTAGGCTCAATCATGGGTGGCCGCAAAAAGTAG
- a CDS encoding succinylglutamate desuccinylase/aspartoacylase family protein, with protein MKNIVKCMLIITLFLIPPLAKADDLKTDSIQGYPVIESLNLDSLQKGKIHYFLFKGVEMGTGQYWYVPIMVAKGMNEGKRLLLTSGVHGDETSPVGVLHKVFNTINPEQLSGTVIAILDISRPSTEFVQRKWPLSSAGSSLSDMNRVWPGKEFGNAAERQAWLIWEKLIKGNADIAVDFHTASTGIDFAWFIFSDYRNPESKRLAELFPVDQIKDDPGVQGTLETTLIKSGVPAITVEVGGPRHFDKKLIQASVDGVMNILADYAMSNEKVGKVAKDTNFFFGNKLDTIVSKTGGYVEMLVDLGDMVKPGQKVAIQRNFFGKTSIEYFSNVNGIVSIIARDALREPGTELLSILSYEESCKEQGCQYVGELE; from the coding sequence ATGAAAAACATCGTTAAATGCATGTTGATTATTACTTTATTTTTAATCCCTCCTCTGGCGAAGGCTGATGATTTAAAGACAGATAGCATTCAGGGTTACCCAGTCATTGAATCTCTGAATCTGGATAGCTTGCAAAAAGGTAAAATTCATTATTTTCTTTTTAAAGGTGTAGAAATGGGAACGGGGCAATATTGGTATGTTCCTATTATGGTTGCGAAAGGGATGAATGAGGGTAAAAGGCTACTATTGACGTCAGGCGTACACGGTGATGAAACCAGTCCTGTCGGTGTACTGCATAAGGTGTTTAACACAATCAATCCAGAACAGTTGTCGGGAACGGTGATAGCCATACTTGATATTAGCCGCCCTTCTACTGAGTTTGTGCAGCGTAAATGGCCGCTTAGCAGCGCAGGAAGCAGCCTGTCAGATATGAATCGAGTCTGGCCAGGGAAAGAGTTTGGTAATGCTGCCGAACGGCAAGCCTGGCTGATTTGGGAAAAACTGATCAAAGGCAATGCGGATATCGCTGTTGACTTCCATACCGCTTCTACAGGCATTGACTTTGCGTGGTTTATTTTTTCAGATTACCGTAACCCTGAGTCTAAACGCTTGGCGGAACTCTTTCCTGTCGATCAGATTAAAGACGATCCCGGTGTACAGGGAACGCTGGAAACAACGTTAATAAAATCGGGTGTACCCGCAATTACCGTTGAAGTTGGAGGCCCCAGGCATTTTGATAAAAAGCTGATTCAAGCCAGCGTCGATGGCGTAATGAATATTCTTGCCGATTATGCGATGAGTAATGAAAAAGTCGGGAAAGTAGCCAAAGACACGAATTTTTTCTTTGGTAACAAACTGGATACCATCGTTTCTAAAACTGGCGGTTATGTTGAAATGCTTGTCGATTTAGGTGACATGGTAAAACCAGGGCAAAAAGTCGCTATTCAACGTAATTTTTTCGGCAAAACATCCATTGAATATTTTTCAAACGTTAATGGCATCGTCTCTATAATTGCAAGAGATGCCCTACGTGAACCTGGAACCGAATTGTTGAGTATTCTTTCTTATGAAGAAAGTTGTAAAGAACAAGGTTGTCAATATGTCGGGGAACTTGAATAG
- the ppiA gene encoding peptidylprolyl isomerase A, translating to MFKRTLVTFVALCSLTAMAPSALAAGETHVMLTTSAGNIELALDSQKAPVSTKNFIDYVNSGYYNNTIFHRVIPGFMIQGGGFTADMQQKTAKTPIKNEADNGLRNLRGTISMARTADKDSATSQFFLNVADNAFLDHGQRDFGYAVFGKVVKGMDVVDKISQVPTGNVGPFQNVPSKPIVILSAKVLP from the coding sequence ATGTTCAAACGTACTTTAGTGACCTTCGTTGCGCTGTGTTCACTTACCGCAATGGCTCCTTCGGCATTGGCCGCCGGTGAAACACATGTCATGTTAACCACCTCGGCAGGTAATATTGAGTTGGCGCTCGACAGCCAGAAGGCACCTGTATCCACCAAGAACTTTATCGACTATGTGAACAGTGGCTATTACAACAACACCATTTTCCATCGCGTTATTCCTGGTTTTATGATCCAAGGCGGCGGATTCACTGCGGATATGCAGCAGAAAACCGCCAAGACGCCGATCAAGAATGAGGCTGATAACGGTCTGCGTAATTTGCGCGGTACCATTTCTATGGCGCGTACTGCCGATAAAGACAGCGCGACCAGCCAGTTCTTCCTGAATGTGGCCGACAATGCGTTCTTGGATCACGGCCAGCGTGATTTTGGTTATGCGGTATTTGGCAAAGTGGTGAAAGGTATGGACGTGGTAGACAAAATTTCCCAAGTACCTACCGGTAACGTCGGCCCTTTCCAGAATGTACCGAGCAAACCGATTGTGATCTTGTCAGCGAAAGTACTGCCATAA